The proteins below are encoded in one region of Cytophagales bacterium:
- a CDS encoding 5-formyltetrahydrofolate cyclo-ligase: MAGITAKALLRKEILRRRKLLSHELVNELSLEIQQHFLQWIQGQQVSTIHSFLPIERNREVNTWPLIDALESLGKCVILTRTNFETETMDHFLYETDLTFEEDKFKIPTPVNARPADMKAVEVVLVPLLAADKAGGRIGYGKGYYDRLIQEMTADVIKIGLTLGPCFDKFSFLEPHDQKLDYCITPYQVIDCYE, encoded by the coding sequence ATGGCAGGAATAACAGCCAAAGCACTTTTAAGAAAGGAAATTTTACGTCGAAGAAAGCTCCTGTCTCATGAACTGGTCAATGAACTGAGTCTTGAGATCCAGCAGCATTTCTTGCAATGGATTCAGGGACAACAAGTTTCCACGATCCACAGCTTTTTGCCGATTGAAAGGAACCGGGAAGTAAATACCTGGCCATTGATTGATGCACTAGAAAGTCTTGGTAAATGTGTCATACTGACCCGGACCAACTTCGAAACTGAAACCATGGATCATTTCCTTTATGAGACTGATCTGACGTTTGAGGAGGATAAATTTAAGATTCCGACACCAGTCAACGCCAGGCCAGCGGATATGAAAGCAGTAGAAGTGGTGCTTGTTCCGTTATTGGCAGCCGATAAAGCAGGCGGACGGATTGGCTATGGGAAAGGCTATTATGACCGACTGATACAAGAAATGACCGCAGATGTGATCAAAATCGGGCTAACTTTGGGGCCTTGTTTCGACAAGTTCTCTTTTCTGGAACCTCACGATCAAAAATTGGATTATTGTATCACACCCTATCAGGTGATCGACTGCTATGAATGA
- a CDS encoding YpdA family putative bacillithiol disulfide reductase, whose product MNEELDILIIGAGPIGLAAGIEATKAGLSYAIIDKGCLVNSIFNYPKNMTFFSTSDRLEIGEVPFISHTPKPTRSEALEYYRRVASSWKLNVKLYEQVQSINKTDLFEVTTSKHTYRAKNIVLATGFYDLPYLLNVPGEDLPKVKHYYDEPHPYYGMKIIVIGAANSAVDVALETYRKGATEVTMVVREEEISPTVKYWVRPDLVNRIKEGSIKSYFNSTIAEIKEHEVRVNTPDGEVTIENDFVLAMTGYQPDFTFLKSIGITFQEDEYHTPTYNPETMETNVEGVFLAGVICGGLKTNKWFIENSREHAEMIVNHLKEKAGKAALVD is encoded by the coding sequence ATGAATGAGGAATTAGATATATTGATCATAGGCGCGGGCCCCATTGGACTGGCCGCAGGAATTGAAGCCACCAAAGCCGGCTTGAGTTATGCCATCATTGACAAAGGCTGCCTGGTCAATTCCATTTTCAATTATCCGAAGAACATGACCTTCTTTTCTACCTCTGATCGGTTGGAGATAGGAGAGGTACCTTTCATTTCTCATACACCCAAGCCAACGCGTTCGGAGGCATTAGAATATTATCGCCGGGTGGCATCGTCATGGAAGTTGAATGTAAAGCTCTATGAGCAGGTACAGTCCATCAACAAGACAGATCTGTTTGAAGTAACAACTTCTAAGCATACTTATCGTGCGAAGAATATCGTATTGGCCACCGGGTTTTATGACCTTCCTTACTTGCTAAATGTGCCTGGGGAAGACCTTCCTAAAGTGAAGCACTACTACGATGAACCACATCCCTATTATGGGATGAAGATCATTGTGATTGGTGCGGCGAATTCTGCTGTTGATGTGGCATTGGAAACCTATCGTAAGGGGGCTACAGAAGTTACCATGGTCGTTCGGGAGGAAGAGATTTCCCCTACTGTGAAATATTGGGTACGTCCTGATTTGGTTAACCGCATTAAAGAAGGCAGCATTAAGTCCTATTTCAATAGTACCATTGCAGAGATCAAAGAGCATGAAGTTCGGGTCAATACCCCAGATGGCGAAGTGACCATCGAAAATGATTTTGTGCTGGCGATGACGGGTTATCAACCAGATTTTACTTTCCTGAAAAGTATTGGTATCACCTTTCAGGAGGATGAATACCACACCCCGACATACAACCCTGAGACCATGGAAACGAACGTAGAAGGCGTATTCTTAGCAGGAGTTATTTGTGGTGGTCTAAAAACCAATAAGTGGTTCATTGAGAATTCACGTGAACATGCCGAAATGATTGTGAATCACTTGAAAGAAAAGGCGGGTAAGGCAGCGTTGGTGGATTAA